The following coding sequences are from one Fundidesulfovibrio magnetotacticus window:
- a CDS encoding TadE/TadG family type IV pilus assembly protein, which yields MNAHRDQSGVAAVEFALIGSLVLIPLVIAILDFSQMFQIRQVVAQACEVGALAASDGQAPEPLMRAYVQQAGQDSGRLGVAVTANFQQLPPGTAIRVDATFDLRGLPIIPWGAAIPGFVELTAQATARRR from the coding sequence ATGAACGCTCATCGCGACCAATCCGGCGTGGCGGCCGTCGAGTTCGCCCTCATCGGCTCTCTGGTGCTGATCCCCCTGGTGATCGCCATCCTGGACTTCAGCCAGATGTTCCAGATCCGCCAGGTGGTGGCCCAGGCCTGCGAAGTGGGCGCGCTGGCGGCCTCCGACGGCCAGGCCCCGGAGCCCCTCATGCGCGCCTACGTCCAACAGGCCGGACAGGACTCCGGCCGCCTGGGCGTGGCCGTCACGGCCAACTTCCAGCAGCTGCCCCCCGGAACGGCCATCCGCGTGGACGCGACCTTCGACTTGCGCGGCCTGCCCATCATCCCCTGGGGCGCGGCCATACCTGGCTTCGTGGAGCTCACGGCCCAGGCAACCGCCCGCAGGCGCTGA
- a CDS encoding TadE/TadG family type IV pilus assembly protein: MTVKLHTTPGRDSGSTSVEMALILLPLLLLLVGGVEAGRYYWTRHVVAAAAAEGARLAILNGPTDAEVAARARRILVEGGVSQAAGVTVSARQANQPVTVRVDLPYAFFGLGGLVPAFAAVDSISITSMMVHQP; the protein is encoded by the coding sequence GTGACCGTCAAACTACACACCACCCCAGGCCGGGATTCCGGCTCCACCAGCGTCGAGATGGCGCTGATCCTGCTGCCACTGCTGCTCCTGCTGGTGGGGGGCGTGGAGGCCGGGCGCTACTACTGGACCCGCCACGTCGTCGCCGCGGCCGCCGCCGAGGGCGCGCGCCTGGCCATCCTCAACGGCCCCACCGACGCCGAGGTGGCCGCAAGGGCGCGGCGCATCCTCGTGGAGGGCGGCGTGAGCCAGGCCGCCGGGGTGACCGTCTCGGCCAGGCAGGCCAACCAGCCCGTCACGGTGCGCGTGGACCTGCCCTACGCCTTTTTCGGGCTGGGGGGGCTGGTCCCGGCCTTCGCCGCCGTGGACTCCATCTCCATCACCTCCATGATGGTGCACCAGCCATGA
- a CDS encoding HDOD domain-containing protein → MERIVSTGRPAAGARGYDEGQAAWLAARLGPETMAHPRGRLLHAFCLERGLAPVGVEAAPVASPAPVPESGEKPLSLDAVLERDTKLFSLPEIYARLDALLKDPNATAADATDLISSDPALSATLLRLVNSAFMGRALGPMGQRLGNKVESLERAVLITGTSQLASLALGLSVAPAFKGISPQAMDMRRFWEHSVSCAILTRGMAQATGWADPEQCFVCGLLHDIGKLVMFRHLPAASARCLARARAPGTDLTAIEREEVGFDHALLGGRLLAKWRLPETIERAVTAHHAPEPSDKAAMLVNAADLMAQLLAPADRQDMPLPRFNPAVWEALEPDFSDLESLAQDHAEQFEGVIACFFSA, encoded by the coding sequence ATGGAACGCATCGTGAGCACGGGCCGGCCAGCGGCCGGGGCCCGGGGGTACGACGAGGGCCAGGCCGCCTGGCTGGCCGCCCGCCTGGGGCCGGAGACGATGGCCCACCCGCGGGGCAGGCTGCTCCACGCCTTCTGCCTGGAGCGGGGGCTGGCCCCGGTCGGCGTCGAAGCCGCTCCCGTCGCGTCCCCCGCGCCGGTCCCGGAGTCCGGGGAGAAGCCCCTGTCCCTGGACGCGGTGCTCGAGCGCGACACCAAGCTTTTCTCCCTGCCCGAGATCTACGCCCGCCTGGACGCCCTGCTCAAGGACCCCAACGCCACGGCCGCCGACGCAACGGACCTCATCTCCAGCGACCCGGCCCTCTCCGCCACCCTGCTCAGGCTGGTGAACAGCGCCTTCATGGGCCGCGCCCTGGGCCCCATGGGCCAGCGCCTGGGCAACAAGGTGGAGAGCCTGGAGCGCGCGGTGCTCATCACCGGCACGTCGCAGCTGGCCAGCCTGGCCCTGGGGCTCTCGGTGGCCCCGGCCTTCAAGGGCATCAGCCCCCAGGCCATGGACATGCGCCGTTTCTGGGAGCACAGCGTCTCCTGCGCCATCCTCACCCGGGGCATGGCCCAGGCCACCGGCTGGGCCGACCCCGAGCAATGCTTCGTCTGCGGCCTGCTCCACGACATCGGGAAGCTCGTGATGTTCCGCCACCTTCCCGCCGCCAGCGCCCGCTGCCTGGCCCGCGCGCGCGCCCCCGGCACGGACCTGACCGCCATCGAACGCGAGGAGGTCGGGTTCGACCACGCCCTCCTGGGCGGCAGGCTCCTGGCCAAGTGGCGGCTCCCCGAAACCATCGAGCGCGCCGTCACCGCCCACCACGCCCCCGAGCCCTCCGACAAGGCCGCCATGCTGGTGAACGCCGCCGACCTGATGGCCCAGCTCCTGGCCCCGGCCGACCGGCAGGACATGCCCCTGCCGCGTTTCAATCCCGCCGTCTGGGAGGCCCTGGAACCGGACTTTTCCGACCTGGAAAGCCTGGCCCAGGACCACGCCGAGCAGTTCGAAGGCGTGATCGCCTGCTTTTTCTCCGCATGA
- a CDS encoding sigma-54-dependent transcriptional regulator, protein MSERILVIEDDPSLGAMIQDALDVKGLSSRLAGSAEEGLELLGSGSYELVLTDVMLPGMSGVEAIPRILAAQPGVDVIVMTGQSTREVALEAIRHGAYDYFSKPFSLAELETVIRRALERRALRDESRALRRRLRDTPDDHGLVGQSEPMLRLKELVAKVAALDVTVLVTGESGTGKEVVADAIHALSPRASGPFVKVNCAAIPENLLESELFGHEKGAFTGALTARKGKFELAAKGSLLLDELGDMPLFLQPKLLRAVESKMIERLGAPAPMPVDVRIIAATHQDLPRLVEERAFRADLFYRLSIAQIRIPPLRDRREDIPLLAEHFIRRLHARTGCALEGLSRDGAEALMAQPWPGNVRQLANAIERAAITAPGPLFTARDCLQALGQAPAATAQPPALRPGMNLRQTLEDVERGLILEALRQAGGVQKEAARLLGLSPTNLWNKLQKHGIPGHGGGA, encoded by the coding sequence ATGAGCGAACGCATCCTGGTCATCGAGGACGACCCTTCCCTGGGGGCCATGATCCAGGACGCCCTGGACGTGAAGGGGCTCTCTTCGCGCCTGGCGGGATCGGCCGAGGAGGGGCTGGAGCTCCTGGGCTCCGGGAGCTACGAGCTGGTGCTCACCGACGTGATGCTCCCCGGCATGTCCGGCGTGGAGGCCATCCCGCGCATCCTGGCGGCCCAGCCCGGCGTGGACGTGATCGTCATGACCGGCCAGTCCACCCGCGAGGTGGCCCTGGAGGCCATCCGGCACGGCGCGTACGACTACTTCTCCAAGCCCTTCAGCCTGGCCGAGCTGGAGACCGTGATCCGCCGCGCCCTGGAGCGCCGCGCCCTGCGCGACGAATCGCGCGCGCTGCGCCGCAGGCTGCGCGACACCCCGGACGACCACGGCCTGGTGGGCCAGAGCGAACCCATGCTCCGGCTCAAGGAGCTGGTGGCCAAGGTGGCGGCCCTGGACGTGACGGTGCTCGTCACCGGCGAATCCGGCACGGGCAAGGAGGTGGTCGCCGACGCCATCCACGCCCTCTCGCCCCGGGCCTCCGGGCCGTTCGTGAAGGTGAACTGCGCGGCCATCCCGGAAAACCTCCTGGAGAGCGAACTCTTCGGGCACGAGAAGGGGGCCTTCACCGGGGCGCTCACGGCGCGCAAGGGCAAGTTCGAACTGGCGGCCAAGGGCTCGCTGCTGCTGGACGAACTGGGCGACATGCCCCTTTTCCTGCAGCCCAAGCTGCTGCGCGCCGTGGAATCCAAGATGATCGAGCGCCTGGGCGCGCCCGCGCCCATGCCGGTGGACGTGCGCATCATCGCCGCCACACACCAGGACCTGCCCCGCCTGGTGGAGGAGCGCGCCTTCCGCGCCGACCTCTTCTACCGCCTGAGCATCGCCCAGATTCGCATACCGCCCCTGCGCGACCGCCGCGAGGACATCCCCCTGCTGGCCGAGCACTTCATCCGCCGCCTCCACGCCCGCACGGGCTGCGCCCTTGAAGGGCTCTCCCGCGACGGGGCCGAGGCCCTCATGGCCCAGCCCTGGCCGGGCAACGTGCGCCAGCTGGCCAACGCCATCGAGCGCGCGGCCATCACCGCGCCCGGGCCGCTCTTCACCGCGCGCGACTGCCTCCAGGCCCTGGGGCAGGCCCCGGCGGCCACCGCCCAGCCGCCCGCGCTGCGCCCGGGCATGAACCTGCGCCAGACCCTGGAGGACGTGGAGCGCGGCCTCATCCTGGAGGCCCTGCGCCAGGCCGGGGGGGTGCAGAAGGAGGCCGCGCGCCTGCTGGGGCTTTCGCCCACCAACCTCTGGAACAAGCTCCAGAAGCACGGCATCCCGGGCCACGGTGGCGGGGCCTGA